The DNA window CGGTGAGGCGGTGTCGACGGGCGAGCCGTACGTGCTGCAGGAGGCGGACGAGGACGGACGGCTGCTCGCCTCGCGCGGGGCGGGGCCGGACGCGCCGGCCTCCTCCGTGACGGTCCCGCTGCTGATCGCGGGGCATACGGTCGGAGTCGCGACATGGGAAGTGTACTCGGAGTCGCGCCGGTTCCCGCCGGCGCTCGTCGCATTCGCGCAGGCGCTTGCGGCGCCGGCCGCGGCCGCGCTGCGCACGGCGGAGCTGTTCCTGTCGCTGGAGGAGGAGCGGCACAGCGCGGCACGCGAGGCGGTGCGGTTCGGTGCGGTGCTCGATCACATGGCGGACGGCGTGATCGTCGTGGATGCGAACGGCCGCGTGGAGCGGTCGAACGCTGCGGCCGAAGAGCTGCTCGGTCACGAGCTGGCGACGGTGCCGATCGAGGAATGGCCGGCCCGTTTCGAGCTGGTGTCCGTCGAGGGGCGGCCCATGAGCCCGTCGGAGTTCCCGCTCATCCGCGCGATGCGTGGCGAGGCGGTGCGACGGGCGACGTTCATCGTGCGATCCGACTGGGGCGCAGAGCGCTATCTGTCGTGCTCGGCCGGGCCTGTGCTGCCGTCTGGCAGTGAGCCGGCGGGCGCGGCGATGGTGCTGCGGGACGTGACGGATGAGCATCAGTACGCGGAGATGCTGAGGCATACGAACCGCGAGCTGCGGCGGCAGGCGGAGGTGCTGGAGCAGGTGAACCAGCAGCTGCGCGAGGCGACGAAGGCGAAGGACCAGTTCCTGGCGGTCATGAGCCACGAGCTGCGCACTCCGATCAATGCCATCATGGGTTACTCGGACCTGCTGGATCTCGGCGTCAAGGGCCCGTTGAACGACGATCAGCGCGGTATGCTCAGCCGGGTGCGCGAGACATCGCGACACCTGCTCGGGCTGATCAATGAGGTACTCGACCTGGCCAAGATCGGTGCGGGCCGGATGGACCTGGTGCTGGCGGAGCTCGATGTCGAGGAGATCGTCGAGCGTGCAGCTCAGCAGATCATGCCGCAGGCGACGGAGAAGGGCCTGACGCTCGAGGTCCGCGGTCCGGAAGACGAGACCAGCGTGTGTGTGAACGCGGACGAGACACGCCTCACGCAGATCGTCATCAACCTGCTGTCGAATGCCGTGAAGTTCACGCGGACGGGCGGCGTGACGATCGCCTATGAAGACAGCGACGGTCACGTATCGATCCGTATCTCCGACACCGGCCCCGGCATTCCGCCGGATCAGGTGGATCGCATTTTCGAGGAGTTCTACCAGGTGGAGGGCGGCCTGTCGCGCGCGAGCGGCGGCACGGGACTCGGCCTGGCGATCGCGCGGCGGTTCGCGCGGTTGATGGATGGCGACGTTCGCGTCGAGAGCGTGGTGGGCAAGGGCTCGACGTTCACGATCATACTGCCGAGCGCGGAACAGGCGCAGACCGAAGTGTCAGGCCCTGACGAGCTGAGCGTTGTCGCGCTGATGCACGACGAGCGTGCCGTCGCGCGTATCACGGAGGATCTCGCGGGAACGCTGCGCGTGCGCGGTGCGACGGAGCCGTCACAGTTCGCGGCGCTCGCGCGCCGTGAAGAGCCGCAACTGCTGGCACTCGATGCACGTGCGCCCGACCATGGTGCGTGGCGCGCGGTCGCAGCACTTCAGGGCGAGCCCGTCACGGCGCGCATTCCGATGGTGCTCTTCGCGCATCAGGACGAGCTGGGCGAGACGGCCATCGATCTGGGCTTCCTCACGGTGCTCTCGAAGCCGATCTCGGTGGAGCAGGCGACCGAGATGGTGCGGACGTCGACGCGCGAGCCGTCGCCGCGCGTTCTGATTGCCGATGACGATCCCGATGTACGCCGCATCCTGGGCGAGGCGCTGAGCTCCGCCGGGTGCGAGGTGCACACCGCGTCGAGTGGCGGAGAGGCGCTCGACATGGCACGGCGCATCGAGCCGGCGGTTGCGCTCGTCGATCTGCTGATGCCGGGAATGGATGGAGTGGAAGCGATCGCCGTGATGCGCAGCGAGCCCGCGCTCCAGGATGTGCAGGTGATCGCGATTCTGAGCCGCGAGATGGCCGACGAGGAAATGGAGCGCCTGGCCGGCTCGGTGGAGACCGTCGGCCGCGGCCATCGCGCCCGTACACTGCCGATCGCAGAGATCCTGCGGCACGCAGTCGAGGCGGGTGTGGGGCCGGCGCACCCTGGCGCGGCTACGTAACCGGCCGGGCGGCCGGTCCGTCTCACGCCGCCGACGCCTCCGCCAGTCTGCTTGACGCTCCCCGGGCCCCCGCGTAGTTTCGCCGGACCCTGTTGAACCCCCACATCATCGGAGTGCCCCATGATGCGATCCGCGCTCGCTGCGACGCTGGTCGTGGGCGCCGTCTCGGCGGTACCGGCCTTCGGGCAGGCTCCCCCCACGCCGCCGGACCACTACGCGCTTACCAATGCCCGCATCGTCGTCGCACCCGGTCGAGTGATCGAGCGCGGCACGATCGTCCTCCGTGACGGCCGGATCGCCGCCGTCGGCACCCAGGTCAATGTGCCGGCGCCCGCCATCCAGGTCGACGCGTCGGGTCACACCGTCTACGCCGGACTCATTGACGCGGCGTCGAGCGTCGGTCTGCCCAGCCTCGTGAGGCAGGGCGGCGGCTTTGGCGGCGGTCGCGGCGCCGGCGGCAGCGATGAAGCGCAGGAAGTGATGCCTGCGCGCGAGGCCGCGGACGTGTGGTCGCCCTCCGACGATGAACTTGCCGCGTTGCGTGCGCAGGGTGTGACCACACTCGGGCTCGCGTTCAACGGTGGCATATTCCCGGGCCGCGTGGCGGCCGTGAACACGGGCGGCGCGAACCGCTCGCCGGTGCTGCGCGCGGGTATTGCGCAGCAGGTGCTGCTCGGGCGCCGCCGCGGGGCGTATCCGGGCACACTGATGGCCTCCATCGCATTCGTCCGTCAGTCGCTGTACGACGCGCAGCACGGCAGGCGCGCGCGGCAGGCGTGGGAACGACAGCCGAGCGGACCGCGTCCCGATTACAGCCCTGACAGCCGCGCGCTCGAGCCGGTGGTGAGCGGTGCGCTGCCGGTGTGGCTCCACGCATCGACCGAGCGCGAGCTCGATCACATCGTCGGGATCGCCGCCGACGTGGGCGTGAACGACTACACGATCGTCGGAGCGCAGGAGGGATGGCGTCAGATCGACCTGCTGCAACGCGTCGACCGTCCCGTCATCGTGAGTCTCGATTTCCCGGCAGCGAACGAGATCTCCGGCCGGAGCTTCGAGCTGCACATTGCACCGGCGACGGGCGAGGACACGGCCGGTGAGCAGGCGGATTCCGCGGCCGTATACCAGGCTCGCGGCAACGCCGGCGTGCTGGCACGTGCAGGGATCCCGATTGCACTCAGCTCGTACGGGATGAATTCGACGGACCGGTTTCGCGCGCATGTCGCGGCTGCGATCGCGGCAGGATTGAGCGCCGATGAGGCGCTGCGCGCGCTCACGGTCACACCCGCGGATCTGCTGGGCCTCGGCAGTGTCGCCGGAACGATCGAAACGGGGAAGATCGCGAACCTGGTGGTCGTGCGCGGCGACATATTCGATCCCGAGGCACCCATTCGCGACGTGTTCCTGGAGGGCGTCCGGTACGAGATCCCCCCGCCGGCGCCGCGCCAGCAGCGGAGCGCGAACGGTGCGCGTGACAGTGACGCGGCCGTCGTGACGGGCGACTGGGTGGGTGAGATCGATTCGCCGAACGGCCTCATGCAGTACTCGCTGACGATCTCGGGATCGGGCGATCAGCTGCGCGGCCGTCTGGACAGCGAGATGGGCGCCGTCGATCTGACGGGCACGCAGTCCGGCGCGGACATCCGGCTGTCGGGGACGTGGACTCCGCCCGGCGGTACCGCGCTCTCCGTCACACTGACCGGTCGCGTCACGGGCGATGACCTGCGCGGCACCCTGACCGCTCAGGGCATGAGTGCATTCCCGATCACGGCGCGCCGGCGTACGCCTGGCGCTTCATTCCAGGAGGTGAGCCGATGACTACCCGGCGATTCGGACGCGCAGGCTTCGGCGTCGCCGTGAGCGCTGCCCTGCTGGCACTCGCGACGCCGGCGGCCGCGCAGGACGTGGTCATCAGGAACGCGACGGTGCTGACGATCTCGGATGGCACGATCGAGAACGCTACCGTGGTGGTGCGTGACGGAAAGATCACGGCGGTCGGGCGTGACGTGCGCGTGCCGGATGGCGTGCGCGTCATCGACGGTACCGGCAGGTACGTGATGCCGGGCATCATCGACGCGCACTCGCACATGGCCATCGAAGGCGGCATCAACGAGGGTTCGGAGTCGGTGACGCCCGAGGTGATCATCCCGGTGCGTGACGACGATCAGACGATCTATCGCGCGCTCGCCGGCGGTGTGACTTCGGCGCTTCTGCTGCACGGCAGCGCCAACACCATCGGCGGACAGGGGGCGGTCATCAAGATGCGCTGGGGCCAGCCCGCCGATTCGCTGCACTTCGACGGGGCGCACCGCATCGTGAAGTTCGCGCTCGGCGAGAACGTGACGCGCGCCAGCTCGTCGGCGCCCGACTCGCTGCGTCGCTTCCCGAAATCCCGCATGGGCGTCGAGCAGACCCTGCGGCACTGGTTCACGCAGGCGCAGGAATACGATGCGGCATGGCAGGCCTGGCGCGAGCGCGGCGACCGCAACGCGCTGCCGCCACGACGCGACCTGCGCCTCGAAGCGCTCGCGGACATCATGCGTGGTGACATCAAGGTGCATGCGCACAGCTACCGCGGTGACGAGATCCTGATGCTGATGCGCGTTGCCGAGGATTTCGGCTTCCGTATCAACACGTTCCAGCACGTGCTCGAGGGATACAAGGTCGCCGACGAGATGGCGGAGCACGGCGCGATGGCATCGACGTTCGCCGAGAGCTGGGGCTACAAGGTCGAGGCGCAGGACGCGATCCCGCACAATATGGCGATCATGACGGACCGCGGCGTCGTCGTGTCGGTGAACTCCGATTCCGGCGAGCGCGTGCGCCGCATGTATCAGGAGGCAGCGATCGGCATGAAGTACGGCGGCATGAGCGAGAACGAAGCATTGAAGATGATCACACTCAATCCCGCAATGCAGCTCGGTGTGGACGACATGGTCGGTACCATCGAAGTCGGGAAGCAGGCGGACCTGGCGATCTTCAGTGCCCACCCGTTCGCGCCGGAAGCACACGTCGAAATGACACTTGTGGATGGCAAGGTGTACTTCGACCGCACTCAGGCGATGACACTGCGCAAGCTGATCGACAGCACGCGCAACATCACGACGACGACGGAGGATGACCGATGAGAGCGGCGGCATTCGTCCTGGCCGCGGTCGCCGCAGCCGGGCCGGCAGGCCTGGCGGCGCAGGCGGACCCGGGGCAGGAGGGCACGTTCGTGATCCGCGGCGCCACCGTCTGGACGGGCACCGGCCAGACCCTCGAGAACACGAACGTCGTGATCCGGGATGGCAGGATCGAGGCGGTCGGCCCGACGGCCACGGCGCAGGGAGCGACGGAGATCGATGGGCGCGGCAAGTTCGTGTATCCGGGGATGATAGACGCGTACACGCCGCTCGGTCTGTCCGAGATCGGCGGCATCGCGACGATGAACCTGCGCAGTGAGATGGGCG is part of the Longimicrobiales bacterium genome and encodes:
- a CDS encoding ATP-binding protein, which gives rise to MRIGRYADFIPLGVFIILVGFVFVLDHEWAGRADRRIEESQQVADSRVRAVADVLGNELSARIGSVEGAKSSYITAGLPEAGPAAEAQVIATLDSTTARMEGLTSMVVIDPDTESMLRPTGSGLGRMISLDDQALRLAYLRALATRRRAASDVVDYGLGRRVFVFDPLVSSDSSEVLAVIAAELDPQWIHRIAMRTIDLDSIGEGASSHVLFGPDSVPLTTAQQVPADWRTVSRDVRVADTSWRVELSYPPPDLRGYRAERVALWVAGLALAFASTFFLHFLRRTISTQKEEITRRQAAEDAARTAAAEARARAKESRELTAQLEAAQSASQRLSTSLDPDVVVEQFLGGVAEILGADVASLYTFEEEGELLVGRRRMVFREIEGITDRLKHEDIRQVRAPVALLPALGEAVSTGEPYVLQEADEDGRLLASRGAGPDAPASSVTVPLLIAGHTVGVATWEVYSESRRFPPALVAFAQALAAPAAAALRTAELFLSLEEERHSAAREAVRFGAVLDHMADGVIVVDANGRVERSNAAAEELLGHELATVPIEEWPARFELVSVEGRPMSPSEFPLIRAMRGEAVRRATFIVRSDWGAERYLSCSAGPVLPSGSEPAGAAMVLRDVTDEHQYAEMLRHTNRELRRQAEVLEQVNQQLREATKAKDQFLAVMSHELRTPINAIMGYSDLLDLGVKGPLNDDQRGMLSRVRETSRHLLGLINEVLDLAKIGAGRMDLVLAELDVEEIVERAAQQIMPQATEKGLTLEVRGPEDETSVCVNADETRLTQIVINLLSNAVKFTRTGGVTIAYEDSDGHVSIRISDTGPGIPPDQVDRIFEEFYQVEGGLSRASGGTGLGLAIARRFARLMDGDVRVESVVGKGSTFTIILPSAEQAQTEVSGPDELSVVALMHDERAVARITEDLAGTLRVRGATEPSQFAALARREEPQLLALDARAPDHGAWRAVAALQGEPVTARIPMVLFAHQDELGETAIDLGFLTVLSKPISVEQATEMVRTSTREPSPRVLIADDDPDVRRILGEALSSAGCEVHTASSGGEALDMARRIEPAVALVDLLMPGMDGVEAIAVMRSEPALQDVQVIAILSREMADEEMERLAGSVETVGRGHRARTLPIAEILRHAVEAGVGPAHPGAAT
- a CDS encoding amidohydrolase family protein — encoded protein: MMRSALAATLVVGAVSAVPAFGQAPPTPPDHYALTNARIVVAPGRVIERGTIVLRDGRIAAVGTQVNVPAPAIQVDASGHTVYAGLIDAASSVGLPSLVRQGGGFGGGRGAGGSDEAQEVMPAREAADVWSPSDDELAALRAQGVTTLGLAFNGGIFPGRVAAVNTGGANRSPVLRAGIAQQVLLGRRRGAYPGTLMASIAFVRQSLYDAQHGRRARQAWERQPSGPRPDYSPDSRALEPVVSGALPVWLHASTERELDHIVGIAADVGVNDYTIVGAQEGWRQIDLLQRVDRPVIVSLDFPAANEISGRSFELHIAPATGEDTAGEQADSAAVYQARGNAGVLARAGIPIALSSYGMNSTDRFRAHVAAAIAAGLSADEALRALTVTPADLLGLGSVAGTIETGKIANLVVVRGDIFDPEAPIRDVFLEGVRYEIPPPAPRQQRSANGARDSDAAVVTGDWVGEIDSPNGLMQYSLTISGSGDQLRGRLDSEMGAVDLTGTQSGADIRLSGTWTPPGGTALSVTLTGRVTGDDLRGTLTAQGMSAFPITARRRTPGASFQEVSR
- a CDS encoding amidohydrolase family protein, with protein sequence MTTRRFGRAGFGVAVSAALLALATPAAAQDVVIRNATVLTISDGTIENATVVVRDGKITAVGRDVRVPDGVRVIDGTGRYVMPGIIDAHSHMAIEGGINEGSESVTPEVIIPVRDDDQTIYRALAGGVTSALLLHGSANTIGGQGAVIKMRWGQPADSLHFDGAHRIVKFALGENVTRASSSAPDSLRRFPKSRMGVEQTLRHWFTQAQEYDAAWQAWRERGDRNALPPRRDLRLEALADIMRGDIKVHAHSYRGDEILMLMRVAEDFGFRINTFQHVLEGYKVADEMAEHGAMASTFAESWGYKVEAQDAIPHNMAIMTDRGVVVSVNSDSGERVRRMYQEAAIGMKYGGMSENEALKMITLNPAMQLGVDDMVGTIEVGKQADLAIFSAHPFAPEAHVEMTLVDGKVYFDRTQAMTLRKLIDSTRNITTTTEDDR